A DNA window from Sporomusaceae bacterium contains the following coding sequences:
- a CDS encoding PAS domain S-box protein — MSALQRVRQMTLRLYGWLRPDLAVLLFGFFVLCAIWGGAYWQTERDRQATYAAIRHDGEILSRTFEEHVERILTTFDQYLKNMKADYEENQAVTPYIQKVLQNYSRDPAINQASIIDARGEAIAYIIRGAPDLFFNTTPYFLAQQNSAKDELYIGEPFIGRVSGKPTIALTRRIDRPDGSFGGIAYLALDAAYLSRFYQEMALGEQYVIRIVGTDRTVRASSTAGEVGVRIAGGILFDELAKSPAGFFETSGNTFGRPTLISYRQMRDYPLVVQIGVSRSVLAPLEQRRSLYLGIAWAASIFVILYTAGLVARSRRHRQSEERLRTVVTNTPVIIYALDEHGRFTLNEGRGLGRLGLRPGAYVGQSIYEIFKDYPEGFNSVQRALVGERVYFDQVVDGVHFTNRLVPIYDGAGGITGAIGAAVDITEQKKAEERLRENEERLQESFDELYAAHAQLVATEEELRRQYTIATEREAAIARRNAVLASLHEVAVGLVNRLDLDEVLNTIAKQASDLVGTPHVFLCLVDEDQGVFETKVGRGLYEGRCGSKIAITDGLVGKTYRSGEVCLVEDYASWPERLPGAFFDQFQSVIDFPLKEGGRVIGAVGLSLLAGERKFTADDLALLGQFGELAAIALVNARLYTTLSAAESKLRDSHQDLTAAHEELLATEEELRLRYDEVLRANQQISRQNALLSIGQQTVFSVVNKLDMDELLVAILTRAAAITGANDAFVSLPSADGASLNIKAGLGLYGGDFPAIAVGKGLMGKVFVTGKADVINDYQSWPDRFTSSIGSRIHALVAAPLRDGQKIAGVIGLAHCEPGRKFDPDQVGLLEYFCEFASLALANAALHSSLQRELDERRQSETTLGEILDSTNDAVIVNDQDGGILWVNRRTVEMFGYSEDELKQHGAILISTPQNFPAAVDVMRRAVTEGPQLYIRTTVTKSGQQIAVEVSARRATIDGQVRCLTVMRDITARLQAEKDLAKSQAEKQAVLDAIPDPMLIIDQDGTLIDYRKPEGVETNIEIGPELVGRNIADMAPADIAGQYRRCIAQAIATGETQFYEYNINIRGALSYRDMRFSKVSDTVVLAMMRDMTAIKHSEAQLEFLSMHDPLTGVYNRTFFEDAMRKVAWQDKRGVAILVCDVDGLKLINDTLGHRAGDDLLRVVAGGLRTTVVSGDDIVARIGGDEFAVIIYAPDKDGIDHAIEALARFVLDYNNKNPQLPLSLSVGWAADYATSKRVEELFKIADNDMYRQKLHQSQSMRSSIVQTMMRALEERDHITEGHADRLQHLAEKLGQQLGLPGGRLADIRLLAKFHDIGKVGIPDSILNKPGRLTDEEMAVMRRHCEIGYRIARASSELSPIADWILKHQEWWNGKGYPLGIAGEDIPLECRILGIADAYDAMTSNRPYRKALSHDDAIAEIVRCAGSQFDPHIAALFTKLFD, encoded by the coding sequence TTGAGTGCTCTTCAGCGGGTAAGGCAGATGACACTGCGTCTGTACGGATGGCTTCGGCCCGATCTGGCCGTTTTGCTGTTCGGCTTTTTTGTCTTGTGCGCCATCTGGGGAGGCGCCTACTGGCAAACCGAGAGAGACCGCCAGGCCACCTATGCCGCCATCCGGCACGACGGCGAGATCCTAAGCCGCACCTTCGAGGAGCACGTCGAAAGAATACTGACGACCTTTGACCAGTACCTCAAGAACATGAAGGCCGATTACGAAGAAAATCAGGCCGTCACCCCATACATCCAAAAAGTCTTGCAGAACTATTCCCGCGATCCGGCCATCAACCAGGCTTCGATCATCGACGCCCGCGGCGAAGCGATTGCCTATATTATCCGCGGCGCCCCCGACTTGTTCTTTAATACGACGCCCTACTTCCTCGCCCAACAGAATTCCGCCAAGGACGAACTCTACATCGGCGAGCCCTTTATCGGGCGAGTATCCGGAAAACCGACAATCGCCCTAACCCGCCGTATCGACAGGCCCGACGGCTCTTTCGGCGGCATAGCCTACCTCGCTCTGGACGCCGCCTACCTGTCCAGATTCTACCAGGAAATGGCCCTGGGCGAGCAGTACGTCATCAGGATCGTCGGCACCGACCGGACGGTACGCGCCAGCAGCACCGCCGGCGAAGTCGGCGTACGCATAGCGGGCGGCATACTGTTCGACGAACTTGCCAAAAGCCCGGCAGGCTTTTTCGAAACCAGCGGCAACACCTTCGGACGGCCGACACTGATAAGCTACCGACAGATGCGCGACTACCCGCTCGTTGTCCAGATCGGCGTATCCCGGAGCGTCCTCGCTCCGCTTGAGCAGCGGCGCAGCCTCTATCTGGGCATAGCCTGGGCGGCCAGCATCTTCGTCATTCTATATACCGCCGGGCTCGTCGCCCGCTCCCGCCGGCACCGCCAGAGCGAGGAGCGGCTCAGGACAGTGGTCACAAATACGCCGGTCATCATCTACGCCCTTGACGAGCACGGCCGCTTCACCCTTAACGAAGGACGCGGTCTCGGCAGACTCGGCCTCCGGCCCGGGGCATACGTCGGCCAGTCGATATACGAAATCTTCAAAGACTATCCGGAGGGCTTCAACAGCGTGCAGCGTGCGCTCGTCGGAGAGAGGGTCTACTTCGACCAGGTCGTCGACGGCGTCCATTTCACCAACCGCCTTGTGCCGATATATGACGGGGCCGGAGGGATCACCGGCGCCATCGGCGCCGCCGTCGACATCACTGAGCAGAAAAAAGCCGAAGAACGGCTCAGGGAAAATGAAGAGCGGCTGCAGGAAAGCTTCGACGAACTATACGCCGCCCACGCGCAACTCGTCGCCACCGAAGAAGAACTGCGGCGGCAGTACACCATCGCCACCGAGCGGGAAGCAGCCATCGCCCGCCGCAACGCCGTCCTCGCCTCGCTCCACGAAGTGGCCGTCGGCCTGGTAAACCGTCTTGACCTTGACGAAGTGCTCAATACCATCGCAAAGCAAGCCTCCGACCTTGTCGGCACACCCCACGTATTTCTCTGCCTGGTCGATGAAGACCAGGGCGTATTCGAGACGAAGGTTGGCCGCGGCCTATACGAAGGACGCTGCGGCAGCAAAATTGCGATTACCGACGGGCTGGTGGGCAAAACCTACCGTAGCGGCGAAGTATGCCTCGTCGAAGACTACGCAAGTTGGCCGGAAAGGCTTCCGGGAGCCTTTTTCGATCAATTTCAGAGCGTCATAGACTTCCCGCTCAAGGAAGGAGGTCGCGTAATCGGCGCCGTCGGTCTCAGCCTTCTGGCCGGCGAGCGGAAATTTACCGCCGACGACTTGGCCCTCCTCGGCCAATTCGGCGAATTGGCCGCCATCGCCCTGGTCAACGCCCGGCTCTACACCACCCTGTCCGCGGCCGAAAGCAAACTGCGGGACAGCCATCAAGACCTGACCGCTGCCCACGAAGAGCTGCTCGCCACCGAAGAAGAACTCCGCCTGCGCTATGACGAAGTGCTGCGGGCCAACCAACAGATCTCGCGCCAGAACGCCCTGTTGTCGATCGGGCAGCAGACCGTCTTCAGCGTCGTCAACAAACTGGACATGGACGAACTGCTGGTCGCCATCCTCACCCGGGCCGCCGCCATCACCGGCGCTAACGATGCCTTCGTCTCCCTGCCGTCGGCCGACGGCGCCAGCCTAAACATAAAAGCCGGCCTTGGCCTCTACGGCGGCGACTTCCCCGCTATCGCCGTAGGCAAAGGCCTCATGGGCAAAGTGTTCGTTACCGGCAAGGCGGATGTCATCAACGACTACCAAAGCTGGCCGGACAGATTCACCTCTTCCATCGGCAGCAGAATCCACGCCCTTGTGGCCGCTCCTCTCCGCGACGGCCAGAAAATCGCCGGCGTCATCGGTCTGGCCCACTGCGAGCCAGGGCGCAAGTTCGACCCCGACCAGGTCGGCCTTCTCGAGTACTTCTGCGAATTTGCCTCCCTCGCCCTCGCCAACGCCGCCCTCCACTCCTCCCTCCAGCGCGAACTCGACGAGCGGCGGCAAAGCGAAACCACCCTCGGCGAAATCCTCGACAGCACCAACGACGCCGTCATCGTCAACGACCAGGACGGCGGCATCCTCTGGGTTAATCGCCGCACCGTCGAAATGTTCGGCTACTCCGAAGACGAGCTCAAACAGCACGGGGCGATCCTCATATCCACCCCCCAGAACTTCCCCGCCGCCGTCGACGTCATGCGCAGAGCGGTCACTGAAGGGCCGCAGCTCTATATACGCACCACCGTCACCAAGAGCGGGCAGCAGATTGCCGTGGAGGTTAGCGCCCGGCGGGCGACCATCGACGGTCAGGTACGGTGTCTCACGGTAATGCGCGACATCACCGCCCGGCTGCAGGCCGAGAAAGACCTCGCCAAATCCCAGGCGGAAAAACAGGCTGTCCTCGACGCCATCCCCGACCCCATGCTCATCATCGACCAGGACGGCACCCTCATTGACTACCGCAAGCCGGAGGGCGTTGAGACAAACATCGAAATCGGGCCGGAGCTCGTCGGCCGCAACATCGCCGACATGGCGCCCGCCGACATCGCCGGCCAATACCGCCGCTGCATCGCCCAGGCCATCGCCACCGGCGAGACCCAGTTCTACGAATACAACATCAACATCCGCGGCGCGCTCAGCTACCGCGACATGCGCTTTTCCAAAGTCAGCGATACCGTCGTCCTCGCCATGATGCGGGACATGACAGCAATCAAACACTCCGAAGCCCAGCTTGAATTCCTCAGCATGCACGACCCCCTCACCGGCGTCTACAACCGCACCTTCTTCGAAGACGCCATGCGCAAAGTCGCCTGGCAAGACAAACGTGGCGTCGCCATCCTCGTATGCGACGTCGACGGGCTTAAACTCATCAACGACACCCTCGGCCACCGCGCCGGCGACGACCTTCTCCGCGTAGTCGCCGGCGGCCTCCGGACTACCGTCGTCTCCGGCGACGACATCGTCGCCCGGATAGGCGGCGACGAATTTGCCGTCATCATCTACGCCCCCGACAAGGATGGAATCGATCACGCCATCGAAGCACTGGCCCGCTTCGTCCTCGACTACAACAACAAAAACCCCCAGCTGCCCCTCAGCTTATCTGTCGGCTGGGCGGCCGACTACGCGACCAGCAAGCGGGTCGAGGAACTTTTCAAAATCGCCGACAACGACATGTACCGCCAGAAGCTCCACCAAAGCCAGAGCATGCGAAGCTCCATCGTCCAGACCATGATGAGAGCCCTCGAAGAACGCGACCATATCACGGAGGGCCACGCCGACCGCCTCCAGCACCTCGCCGAAAAACTCGGCCAACAGCTGGGCCTGCCGGGCGGCCGGCTCGCCGACATCCGTCTGTTGGCCAAATTCCACGACATCGGCAAAGTAGGCATACCGGACAGTATCCTCAACA